The following are from one region of the Ruficoccus sp. ZRK36 genome:
- the purH gene encoding bifunctional phosphoribosylaminoimidazolecarboxamide formyltransferase/IMP cyclohydrolase → MSKWALISVSDKTGLVDFAKGLVEQQGYGILSTGGTAKLLREQGLPVTDVSEYTGFPEMMEGRIKTLHPKVHGGLLCRRDKDDHLSQAKEHGIDMIDLVCVNLYPFEETVARRDCTFEEAIENIDIGGPSMLRSAAKNHASVTVVCDADDYSPVLEALATGGDALTFLRRKLALKVFQRTSSYDGAIASYLEKQVEESAQIGLPERLSLEMPLAQSLRYGENPHQQAALYGRFHECFEQLQGKELSYNNIIDITAATYLIGEFEKPTVGILKHTNPCGVASDMELVTCWEQAFETDKQAPFGGIIVSNRTIDADLAKIIAGIFCEVIIAPEFTPAAREVFGKKKNLRLMIARDFLGSDSLQEVKSVVGGFLLQDRDHYPDKPADWKVVTERQPTDEEWAAMRFGWKVVKHVKSNAIVYASAERTLGIGAGQMSRVDSSQIAVWKAGQAGLSLQGSIVASDAFFPFADGLIAAAEAGATAAIQPGGSVRDEEVIKAANERGLAMVFTGKRHFKH, encoded by the coding sequence ATGAGTAAATGGGCGCTAATTTCGGTCAGCGATAAAACCGGCCTCGTCGATTTTGCGAAGGGCCTCGTCGAGCAACAGGGCTACGGCATCCTCTCCACCGGGGGGACGGCCAAGCTTCTGCGCGAGCAGGGGCTCCCCGTCACGGACGTGAGTGAGTACACGGGCTTTCCGGAAATGATGGAGGGTCGCATCAAGACCCTGCACCCGAAGGTCCACGGTGGGCTGCTCTGCCGCCGCGACAAGGACGACCACCTCTCCCAGGCCAAGGAGCACGGTATCGACATGATCGATCTGGTCTGTGTGAACCTTTACCCCTTTGAGGAGACCGTGGCCCGCCGTGACTGCACCTTTGAGGAAGCCATCGAAAACATCGACATCGGCGGTCCCTCCATGCTCCGCTCCGCTGCCAAGAACCACGCCAGCGTGACCGTGGTATGTGACGCTGACGACTACTCGCCCGTGCTTGAAGCTCTCGCCACCGGTGGCGATGCGCTGACCTTCCTGCGCCGCAAGCTCGCCCTCAAGGTTTTCCAGCGCACCAGCTCCTACGACGGTGCAATCGCCTCCTACCTGGAGAAGCAGGTCGAGGAGAGTGCCCAGATCGGTCTGCCCGAGCGCCTGAGCCTCGAAATGCCGCTGGCCCAAAGCCTTCGCTACGGTGAGAACCCGCACCAGCAGGCCGCGCTCTACGGCCGTTTCCACGAGTGCTTCGAGCAGCTCCAGGGCAAGGAACTCTCCTATAACAACATCATCGACATCACCGCCGCCACATACCTGATCGGCGAGTTTGAGAAGCCCACTGTCGGCATCCTCAAGCACACCAACCCCTGCGGCGTGGCCAGCGACATGGAGCTCGTTACCTGCTGGGAGCAGGCCTTTGAGACGGATAAGCAGGCCCCCTTCGGCGGCATCATCGTCTCCAACCGCACGATCGACGCCGATCTGGCCAAGATCATTGCCGGCATTTTCTGCGAAGTCATCATCGCCCCCGAGTTTACGCCCGCCGCGCGCGAGGTCTTCGGTAAGAAAAAGAACCTGCGCCTGATGATCGCCCGCGATTTCCTCGGCTCCGATTCGCTGCAGGAGGTCAAGTCCGTCGTCGGCGGCTTCCTGCTTCAGGACCGCGACCACTACCCGGACAAGCCCGCTGACTGGAAGGTCGTGACCGAGCGCCAGCCCACCGATGAAGAATGGGCCGCCATGCGCTTTGGCTGGAAAGTCGTCAAGCACGTGAAGTCCAACGCCATCGTCTACGCCTCTGCCGAGCGCACGCTGGGCATCGGTGCCGGGCAGATGAGCCGCGTGGACAGCTCCCAGATCGCCGTGTGGAAGGCCGGACAGGCTGGGCTCTCCCTGCAGGGTTCGATTGTCGCCTCCGACGCTTTCTTCCCCTTCGCCGACGGGCTGATCGCCGCCGCCGAGGCCGGTGCCACCGCCGCTATCCAGCCGGGCGGCTCCGTCCGCGACGAGGAGGTCATCAAAGCCGCCAATGAGCGCGGCCTGGCCATGGTCTTCACCGGCAAGCGCCACTTTAAGCACTAG
- a CDS encoding mechanosensitive ion channel domain-containing protein: MCASLAAQDEPSSPGDTTDTGQQEAAPAAPSEAQPSGASAPTPAAGRRPAISVPGARESVRDYRQTVNFARLTSPRQTWESMLLLMDEFSQEIQENGFTYENEPRLKYLEKQIVNLFDLREIAPSLRTDAGMEAAVYLRDAIARFDLPPADILPDHAEAIQEMRDGFPGIWNVYGSPIEIVYVDSGEFEGRFQFSLYTVLNAKEMYEGVSHHSFVYPEFAGLREAYFNTPGPGIPDGLIQSLPEWTRRGVWGMRVWQLAIVVVLTFAAVLLVWLVNRLIKVLSRRLPRVLSGLLWLVIPLLIIYLVTRLSGFFSEDVFLTGTVLATVHYIQQGTVLLCVVAMIFAGGSILTDIVFLAPRFDRRGVDAYLVRFGLRLASIVVAAVVLLEGLQKMGFTLATVLAGAGVTGLAVALAAQESLRNIFGSIMLLLDRPFRVGQRIQIRGHDGVVEEIGLRSTRIRQLDGLVAVIPNEDVARADIVNVTQRPYIRRLVNLALPLDTSPEKAEEAVNILREVLAVHEVPHSQEQIEANPELEDKTRRINTEINQPGFPPRIFFNEFNPASLNILVIYWYHPPAYWEFQEHAQRVNREILSRFEAAGIRLALPAQALHLTGDASQRLASGSSYVTGEEDDLPKGCEK, encoded by the coding sequence TTGTGCGCGAGTCTGGCGGCTCAGGATGAGCCGAGTTCTCCGGGTGATACCACGGATACCGGGCAGCAGGAAGCCGCTCCGGCCGCTCCTTCGGAGGCGCAGCCCTCTGGTGCCAGTGCGCCGACTCCAGCAGCGGGGCGGCGGCCCGCGATCTCTGTGCCGGGTGCCCGGGAGAGTGTGCGTGACTACCGTCAGACCGTAAACTTTGCCCGGCTAACGAGCCCGCGCCAGACTTGGGAGTCTATGCTGCTGCTGATGGATGAGTTCAGCCAGGAGATTCAGGAAAACGGATTTACCTACGAGAACGAGCCACGACTGAAGTATCTGGAGAAGCAGATCGTCAACCTGTTCGACCTGCGCGAAATCGCGCCTTCGCTGCGGACAGATGCTGGGATGGAGGCTGCTGTCTATCTGCGTGATGCGATCGCGCGCTTCGACCTGCCGCCCGCGGACATCCTGCCGGATCATGCGGAAGCCATTCAGGAGATGAGAGATGGTTTTCCCGGTATCTGGAACGTGTACGGGAGCCCGATCGAGATTGTCTATGTGGATTCGGGAGAGTTCGAGGGGCGCTTCCAGTTCTCACTCTACACGGTGCTGAACGCCAAAGAGATGTACGAGGGCGTTTCCCACCATTCCTTCGTGTACCCGGAATTTGCCGGACTGAGGGAGGCGTATTTTAACACACCGGGTCCCGGCATCCCGGATGGATTGATCCAGTCTCTGCCGGAGTGGACACGCCGGGGCGTGTGGGGTATGCGCGTATGGCAGCTCGCGATCGTGGTTGTGCTGACCTTTGCCGCTGTGCTGCTGGTCTGGCTGGTGAACCGCTTGATCAAGGTGCTGTCGCGGCGCTTGCCACGTGTCCTCTCGGGCCTCTTGTGGTTGGTTATTCCGTTACTGATTATCTATCTGGTCACGAGATTGAGCGGGTTCTTCAGTGAGGATGTTTTTCTGACGGGAACGGTTCTGGCCACGGTTCACTACATCCAGCAGGGGACGGTGCTTCTCTGTGTAGTTGCGATGATCTTCGCCGGAGGGAGCATCTTGACCGATATCGTTTTTCTGGCCCCGCGCTTCGACAGGCGTGGAGTAGATGCTTACCTCGTGCGCTTCGGGCTGCGGCTGGCCAGCATCGTGGTGGCCGCGGTCGTCTTGCTTGAGGGGCTCCAGAAGATGGGGTTCACGCTGGCGACGGTTCTGGCCGGGGCCGGGGTGACGGGTCTTGCTGTTGCGCTGGCGGCGCAGGAGTCCCTGCGTAATATCTTCGGGAGCATTATGCTGCTGCTGGACCGGCCTTTCAGGGTGGGGCAGCGCATCCAGATCCGCGGGCACGATGGGGTCGTGGAGGAGATCGGGCTGCGCTCGACGCGGATTCGCCAGCTCGATGGCCTCGTCGCAGTTATCCCGAATGAGGATGTCGCGCGGGCCGATATTGTGAACGTCACTCAGCGCCCCTATATCCGACGTCTGGTAAATCTGGCGCTGCCGCTGGACACTTCTCCTGAGAAGGCCGAGGAGGCGGTGAACATCCTGCGGGAGGTTCTCGCCGTGCATGAGGTGCCGCACAGTCAGGAGCAGATCGAGGCCAACCCGGAACTGGAGGACAAGACTCGCCGCATCAATACCGAGATCAACCAGCCGGGCTTCCCGCCTCGCATCTTCTTCAATGAGTTTAACCCTGCCTCGCTCAACATTCTGGTCATCTACTGGTACCACCCTCCTGCTTACTGGGAGTTTCAGGAGCATGCCCAGCGCGTTAACCGCGAGATTCTGAGCCGCTTTGAGGCGGCAGGTATCCGCTTGGCGCTCCCCGCGCAGGCGCTGCACTTGACCGGGGATGCGTCGCAGAGATTGGCCTCGGGAAGCAGCTACGTGACGGGCGAGGAGGATGATTTGCCCAAGGGTTGCGAGAAATAG
- a CDS encoding M20/M25/M40 family metallo-hydrolase → MAIDPIPFLSKYASFPSVSTDSAYAEGMKGARDYVKNALTELGFAVEEVATPKHPIVLAERGPDREDVPHVIIYGHYDVQPADPFELWKSPAFEPEVRDGRLYGRGTADNKGPQAVQMTALSRLLDEHPDLPLRITYLIEGEEEMGSPSFLGFLEKYGERLSKADMILLSDTGSPGTEQIVITTGLRGMLGMEVTLTGPELDLHSGVNGGPVLNPVQALTELCASLHNKDGSVNVPGFYDAVVEPLTWEREELAKLPVTEEQYREILGVPGFIHPHGATALELVRFFPTLEFNGIGGGYQGEGSKTIIPAKAFVKITCRLVPDQDEADIVAKLKTALLERCPPQVKIDVKVDKGGSPYYVAPAGRPNTAPDLSPVFATACEAAEVSIEEAFGKKPLYLREGGSIPIIRDLKDKTGLDSLMIGLFTPRDNLHAPNESFEIDMMMKGIDAYQSILRRMAFGE, encoded by the coding sequence ATGGCCATTGATCCGATCCCCTTCCTCTCCAAGTACGCGAGCTTCCCGAGTGTGTCTACCGACTCGGCCTATGCCGAGGGCATGAAGGGCGCGCGCGACTACGTTAAAAACGCACTGACCGAGCTGGGGTTTGCCGTCGAGGAGGTGGCCACCCCGAAGCACCCGATCGTGCTCGCTGAGCGTGGTCCCGATCGCGAGGACGTGCCGCATGTGATTATCTATGGTCACTACGATGTGCAGCCCGCCGACCCCTTTGAGCTGTGGAAGAGCCCGGCCTTTGAGCCGGAGGTGCGCGATGGCCGACTCTACGGTCGCGGTACCGCTGACAACAAGGGCCCGCAGGCAGTGCAGATGACTGCGCTCTCGCGCCTGCTCGATGAGCACCCGGACCTGCCGCTGCGCATCACGTACCTGATCGAGGGTGAGGAAGAAATGGGCAGCCCGAGCTTTCTCGGGTTTTTGGAAAAATACGGCGAGCGCCTCTCCAAGGCCGACATGATCCTCCTCTCGGACACCGGTAGCCCCGGCACTGAGCAGATCGTGATCACGACCGGCCTGCGCGGCATGCTCGGTATGGAGGTCACCCTGACCGGTCCGGAGTTGGACCTGCACTCGGGCGTCAACGGCGGCCCGGTGCTCAACCCGGTGCAGGCACTGACGGAGCTGTGTGCCTCGCTTCACAACAAGGACGGAAGTGTGAACGTGCCGGGCTTCTACGACGCCGTGGTCGAGCCGCTGACCTGGGAGCGTGAGGAGCTGGCCAAGCTGCCCGTGACCGAGGAGCAGTACCGGGAGATTCTCGGTGTGCCGGGCTTTATCCATCCCCACGGTGCGACCGCGCTGGAGCTGGTACGCTTCTTCCCGACGTTGGAGTTTAACGGTATCGGCGGCGGCTATCAGGGCGAGGGGAGCAAGACCATCATCCCCGCCAAGGCCTTTGTTAAAATCACCTGCCGCCTCGTGCCCGACCAGGACGAGGCCGACATCGTCGCCAAGCTGAAGACTGCGCTGCTGGAGCGCTGCCCGCCGCAGGTGAAGATCGATGTCAAAGTCGACAAGGGCGGTAGCCCTTATTACGTGGCCCCCGCCGGTCGCCCGAACACCGCGCCGGACCTTTCACCGGTATTCGCCACCGCCTGTGAAGCGGCCGAGGTCTCCATCGAGGAAGCCTTTGGGAAGAAGCCGCTCTACCTGCGTGAGGGCGGAAGCATCCCGATCATCCGCGACCTCAAGGACAAGACCGGGCTGGATTCGCTCATGATCGGCCTGTTTACCCCGCGTGATAATCTGCACGCCCCCAACGAGAGCTTCGAGATCGACATGATGATGAAGGGCATCGATGCCTACCAGAGCATCCTGCGCCGCATGGCTTTCGGGGAGTAG
- a CDS encoding cytochrome c biogenesis protein CcdA, translated as MATLAKVLRLSSALLLAAGMGTLSAQSETPPPATTSSRADNPPAAATDQVRVVYFYQVGCGECEQAQASLEELQAAMPELVIEKHDIRNTAAMRLNEALSEHFGLPENQRLLAPAVFTRAGALGREEIDFVSLAELLDRTLSTPPSDWYPSMDTEPTAQTDQSIRQRFEHMTGWIVLVAGLLDGVNPCAFATILFFLSYLHVAKRTPAQMLQVGLAFALAIFLTYLALGAGFAQAISHASAVRAIANIFNWVLAAAALVLAILCIRDGFLCLRGRLNDTALKLPLFLRKRINAAIRHGTRHRRIVLAAFGAGVVVSVLELACTGQIYAPVILYMYHTGAEKTAALGYLVLYNLAFTVPLLIVIVLAFFGLSNERLTAFFQRNAALVKFATGGLFLLILALLLSTMIAF; from the coding sequence ATGGCCACCTTAGCGAAAGTTCTCCGATTAAGCTCCGCCCTCCTGCTGGCGGCAGGGATGGGCACGCTGTCCGCCCAGAGTGAGACGCCCCCGCCAGCTACGACGAGCAGCCGTGCTGACAACCCACCGGCAGCCGCCACCGATCAGGTGCGTGTGGTGTACTTCTATCAGGTCGGGTGTGGTGAGTGTGAGCAGGCGCAGGCCTCACTGGAGGAGCTCCAGGCTGCGATGCCAGAGCTCGTTATCGAGAAGCACGACATACGTAACACCGCCGCCATGCGCTTAAACGAGGCGCTGTCCGAGCACTTCGGACTCCCCGAAAACCAACGCCTGCTGGCCCCGGCGGTTTTCACACGGGCCGGTGCACTCGGGCGCGAGGAGATAGACTTTGTCTCGCTGGCCGAGCTGCTGGACCGCACGCTCTCCACCCCACCCTCGGACTGGTATCCAAGCATGGATACGGAGCCCACCGCGCAGACCGATCAGAGTATCCGCCAGCGCTTTGAGCACATGACTGGCTGGATCGTGCTCGTCGCGGGCCTACTGGACGGGGTCAACCCCTGCGCCTTTGCCACCATCCTGTTCTTCCTTTCGTACCTGCATGTGGCCAAGCGCACGCCCGCGCAAATGCTGCAGGTCGGCCTGGCTTTTGCCCTGGCGATCTTTCTCACCTATCTGGCGCTCGGAGCCGGGTTCGCACAGGCCATCAGCCACGCGTCCGCCGTGCGTGCCATCGCGAATATTTTTAACTGGGTACTGGCCGCCGCCGCACTGGTGCTCGCTATCCTCTGCATCCGGGACGGCTTCCTCTGCCTGCGCGGACGGCTGAACGACACGGCCCTCAAGCTGCCCCTGTTTCTGCGTAAACGCATCAACGCCGCCATCCGTCACGGCACCCGGCACCGCCGTATCGTGCTGGCTGCCTTCGGGGCCGGTGTGGTCGTCTCCGTGCTGGAGCTGGCCTGCACCGGCCAGATCTACGCCCCGGTCATCCTCTACATGTACCATACCGGCGCAGAGAAAACCGCGGCCCTGGGCTATCTGGTCCTCTACAACCTCGCCTTCACGGTGCCCCTGCTCATCGTCATCGTGCTGGCGTTTTTCGGGCTGAGCAACGAGCGCCTGACCGCGTTTTTCCAGAGGAATGCCGCGCTGGTAAAGTTCGCCACCGGCGGTCTCTTTCTGCTCATCCTCGCCCTGCTTCTGAGCACGATGATTGCGTTTTAG
- a CDS encoding TetR/AcrR family transcriptional regulator, with protein sequence MGRQQNIDRNAVLDAAEQIVLTHGAADLSMDAVARAAGITKGGVQYCFGSKRGMIDAMVERWCRQFQDEIDERTPPASDPVAAVRGYVEATASINKNSHARAAGLMAMLLQSPEHMETARTWYREHLQPLDLSTPEGRQARIAFMAMEGAFVLRSFGFMSMKEDEWTELYAEIMATLPSPKQKSKKAAKPAAKATRASRKK encoded by the coding sequence ATGGGCCGACAACAGAATATCGACCGTAATGCCGTGCTGGACGCTGCCGAACAGATCGTGCTCACGCACGGGGCAGCGGACCTGAGTATGGACGCGGTGGCTCGCGCTGCTGGGATCACCAAAGGCGGCGTACAGTACTGCTTCGGGTCGAAGCGCGGCATGATCGATGCGATGGTGGAGCGCTGGTGCCGTCAGTTTCAGGATGAGATCGATGAGCGGACCCCTCCCGCCTCTGACCCTGTGGCTGCCGTACGCGGCTACGTCGAGGCGACCGCGAGCATCAATAAGAACTCTCATGCCCGAGCGGCTGGCCTCATGGCCATGCTATTGCAGAGCCCGGAGCACATGGAGACTGCCCGCACCTGGTACCGTGAACATTTGCAGCCGCTCGATCTGAGCACGCCGGAGGGGCGGCAGGCCCGTATCGCATTTATGGCGATGGAGGGCGCGTTCGTGTTGCGCAGCTTTGGCTTTATGTCCATGAAGGAGGATGAATGGACCGAGCTCTACGCTGAGATTATGGCCACTCTCCCATCACCGAAACAGAAATCCAAGAAAGCTGCCAAGCCTGCGGCTAAGGCGACACGTGCCTCCCGAAAGAAATAG
- a CDS encoding response regulator transcription factor, which yields MKKVVIVEDQTAVREMISQIVQSDPSFEVVAEPGDGQEAYNLVMELKPDFVILDVMLPGLNGAEVLRRFAKHLKNTRVLVFSGYQNPSLVRELLQAGAHGFVEKSAPLSELKKGIEIVANGGSYFGPEVAQMLREAVLNPNSSSRKGVDVLTAREREILQLIAESHSTKEVAQKLNISVKTAENHRTNLMKKLDLHDVASLTRYAIQQGLIEGVAPSTPEA from the coding sequence ATGAAGAAAGTTGTAATCGTTGAGGACCAGACCGCTGTACGGGAAATGATTTCCCAGATCGTTCAGTCTGATCCGTCCTTTGAAGTGGTCGCCGAGCCCGGCGACGGTCAGGAAGCCTACAACCTCGTCATGGAGCTGAAGCCCGACTTCGTCATCCTTGACGTCATGCTTCCCGGCCTGAATGGCGCAGAAGTGCTCCGGCGCTTTGCCAAGCACCTGAAGAACACACGCGTGCTCGTCTTCTCCGGCTATCAGAACCCTTCACTCGTACGGGAGCTGCTGCAGGCAGGCGCCCATGGCTTTGTCGAAAAGTCCGCCCCCCTGAGCGAGCTGAAGAAGGGGATCGAGATCGTCGCCAACGGCGGCAGCTACTTTGGCCCCGAGGTCGCGCAGATGCTGCGTGAAGCCGTCCTGAACCCGAACTCCTCCAGCCGTAAGGGCGTCGATGTCCTCACTGCCCGCGAGCGGGAAATCCTGCAACTGATCGCCGAAAGCCACAGCACCAAGGAAGTCGCACAAAAGCTCAACATCAGCGTGAAGACTGCGGAAAACCACCGTACGAACCTGATGAAGAAGCTCGACCTGCACGATGTGGCCAGCCTGACCCGCTATGCCATCCAGCAGGGGCTGATCGAGGGCGTCGCCCCCTCCACTCCGGAAGCCTAG
- a CDS encoding GPP34 family phosphoprotein: MTFAEELVLLALDPGTGKFHPLPRKSLELSLAGALLLELSFQEVIDTEPDAVVILQTKFKRSQFLDAALQTIREGEDRVPLRQALARLALQGHMLISRTLQRLVDQGVLTQRDNSFLWIKRPLLHPIADGESYDNVVDRIRALALDAEEIPDPHDVVLVALAEGCKLHSLLFTVEEYPQVRERLKAIAAMDFVGQAIVRAVQDLGERSLLELAAGRES; encoded by the coding sequence ATGACCTTCGCTGAAGAACTCGTCCTGCTCGCGCTCGATCCGGGCACGGGTAAGTTTCACCCGCTTCCGCGCAAGTCGCTGGAGCTGTCACTGGCTGGGGCCCTCCTGCTTGAGTTGTCTTTCCAGGAGGTGATCGATACGGAGCCGGACGCGGTGGTGATCCTGCAGACCAAGTTCAAGCGCAGCCAGTTTCTCGATGCCGCCCTGCAGACGATCCGTGAGGGCGAGGATCGCGTGCCGCTGCGCCAGGCGCTGGCCCGTCTGGCTTTGCAGGGGCATATGCTGATTTCCCGCACGCTGCAGCGTCTTGTCGATCAGGGCGTGCTGACGCAGCGCGATAACTCCTTTCTCTGGATTAAACGCCCGCTGCTGCATCCTATCGCCGATGGCGAGAGCTACGACAACGTCGTGGACCGCATCCGCGCGCTTGCGCTCGACGCTGAGGAGATTCCCGATCCGCACGATGTTGTGCTGGTGGCACTGGCCGAGGGCTGCAAGCTGCACAGCCTGCTCTTTACCGTGGAGGAGTACCCGCAAGTGCGTGAGCGGCTGAAGGCGATTGCTGCGATGGATTTTGTCGGACAGGCCATTGTCCGGGCCGTACAGGACCTCGGCGAACGTTCCCTGCTGGAGCTGGCCGCCGGTCGCGAATCCTGA
- a CDS encoding CbiX/SirB N-terminal domain-containing protein, with the protein MAKSVGNASGTEVHPVSLMHADRVDPQLLGGEGAWTFLSFLEHHVARGAREFHVIPLFLGPSRAITQYIPEQASAWRAKVPDLRVHLAPCLCPEDGSGDDVVAGILARGVRELMESEELESPRVALVDHGSPVEVVTQVRNRIAHRLADLLGEGIEAVAPCSMERREGERYAFNEPLLEKLLHRPGWRDEAVVVSMLFLQPGRHAGSGGDIAQICARAEADAPALKTYRTRLLGEDPALIELLAERLRQTC; encoded by the coding sequence TTGGCAAAATCCGTTGGAAACGCCTCGGGCACCGAGGTGCATCCGGTCTCCCTGATGCATGCAGATCGTGTCGACCCGCAGCTCCTCGGCGGGGAGGGGGCCTGGACATTTTTGTCGTTTCTGGAGCATCACGTCGCGCGTGGCGCACGGGAGTTTCATGTCATCCCGTTGTTCCTCGGGCCGAGTCGGGCGATCACGCAGTACATCCCCGAGCAGGCCTCCGCTTGGCGGGCGAAGGTGCCGGATCTGCGGGTTCACCTGGCACCGTGCCTATGCCCGGAGGATGGCTCGGGGGATGATGTCGTGGCTGGTATCCTGGCGCGCGGTGTGCGCGAGTTAATGGAATCAGAGGAACTGGAGAGCCCCCGGGTGGCCCTCGTGGATCATGGGTCGCCGGTCGAGGTCGTGACGCAGGTTCGCAATCGCATTGCCCATCGCCTGGCCGATTTATTGGGAGAAGGTATCGAGGCGGTGGCCCCTTGCTCGATGGAGCGGCGTGAGGGTGAACGCTATGCCTTTAATGAGCCCTTACTGGAAAAACTGCTGCACCGGCCGGGCTGGCGCGATGAGGCGGTCGTGGTGAGCATGCTGTTTCTACAACCGGGTCGCCATGCGGGCTCGGGTGGGGATATTGCCCAGATCTGTGCGCGGGCTGAGGCAGATGCTCCCGCGTTGAAGACATACCGGACGCGCCTTCTGGGGGAAGATCCGGCTTTGATTGAGCTGCTTGCCGAGCGTTTACGGCAGACGTGCTAA
- a CDS encoding OmpA family protein, which translates to MKKVSLYLVSLSLSAFMFTGCESDPEPSPDDTLSATVGGPREDWINPDEISPATGDSLEMRDPNFSGMNGGLAQGNIMASVQFGFDEFTVQPSEYGKLDQVIQYLNSNPGARVICEGRTDWYGTNEYNLGLGDRRANAVKDYLERKGIAATRIEVLSLGELDAIQDLPKTDPGVIGDRRVDVMLVE; encoded by the coding sequence ATGAAGAAGGTCAGTCTTTATCTCGTCAGTCTCAGCCTCAGCGCTTTCATGTTCACCGGGTGTGAATCCGACCCCGAACCCTCTCCGGACGATACTCTCTCCGCCACCGTCGGAGGTCCCCGTGAGGACTGGATCAATCCAGACGAGATCAGCCCCGCCACCGGCGACTCCCTGGAGATGCGCGACCCGAACTTCAGTGGCATGAACGGCGGCCTCGCTCAGGGCAACATCATGGCCTCCGTCCAGTTCGGCTTCGATGAATTTACCGTCCAACCCTCCGAATACGGCAAGCTCGATCAGGTCATCCAATACCTGAACAGCAACCCCGGCGCACGCGTGATCTGCGAAGGCCGCACCGACTGGTACGGCACCAACGAGTACAACCTCGGCCTCGGTGACCGCCGCGCCAACGCGGTGAAGGACTACCTCGAGCGTAAGGGCATCGCCGCCACCCGCATCGAAGTCCTCTCCCTCGGTGAGCTCGACGCGATCCAGGACCTGCCCAAGACCGACCCGGGCGTCATCGGTGACCGCCGCGTAGACGTCATGCTGGTCGAGTAA